The following is a genomic window from Quadrisphaera sp. RL12-1S.
CTGACCGCAACGTCGAGCTGGTGCTGCCCAGGCCCGCGGGCCTGGTCACCTGAGGCCGACCCGTCCGCTCACCCCTGCGGGGCGTGGGCCTGCAGGAAGTCGTAGACGGCGGGGGTGTCCACGCCGCCGAAGGAGCCCACCGGCGTGGAGGCCAGCAGGCTCGCGGGGGTGCGCGGGCTGGCCCACGACCTGCCCTGCCAGCGGGCCGCCACCTCCGGGCTCGCCTGCCGGCAGCACGCGGGGTCGGGGCAGCGCGAGGTGGACCGCTCGGTGGTGCCGCGCCCGCGGAACCACTTCACGTGCGCGTACGGCACCCCGAGGGCGACGGAGTGGTCCAGGCCCTCCCCGGCCGCGCCCGAGCCGGGCTGGGTGCGCGCGGTGCACCAGAACGTGCCCGCCGCGGTGTCGGTGTACTGGTGGTAGGGGCTGAGCTGGTCGGCGATGTCGAACACCGTCCGCACCGTCCAGTGCCGGCACACCGGCTGGCCCTCCACCGCGCCGAGCGCGTCGGTGGGGAAGCGCACGCCGTCGTTCTCGTAGGCCTTGAGGATCCGCCCGGCCCGGTCCAC
Proteins encoded in this region:
- a CDS encoding short-chain fatty acyl-CoA regulator family protein, translated to YLSAALLLPQESAVAFLRRAKTERELSVEDLRDAFAVPYETAAHRFTNLATVHLDLPVHFMKVDRAGRILKAYENDGVRFPTDALGAVEGQPVCRHWTVRTVFDIADQLSPYHQYTDTAAGTFWCTARTQPGSGAAGEGLDHSVALGVPYAHVKWFRGRGTTERSTSRCPDPACCRQASPEVAARWQGRSWASPRTPASLLASTPVGSFGGVDTPAVYDFLQAHAPQG